The DNA sequence CGCCCTTCTAACTCcttccttccacctcccccctcccggcCCCCTTTCAGTAATGACCTTACCGTCATCCCCATACCCCATATCACTCGTCTCCGCCTCGGTAACCcccgcaacaacaaacaacgcCGCCGTGTTGATCAGCACAAAATGCAAAATCGGATCATCATCCGGCACTTCCCCGTTCAGAATCCTCGTCAGAATCGCCGCATTCTCATGCGGTTCCTTGCCCGGAGAGACCTCACTAAGCGGGTGAGTTGGCAGCCCGAAGTCTCGCGGATGCAACCGGAAATTTTCCGTCTTCCCGTCCACAATCCTCCAGCAGAGTGTCTCCCCCGCACAAGAAATCTCATCTagctcctcatcaccacaaacAACCATTGCCTTTTTTGCTCCGGCCATAACCAAGGCAGAGGCGAAGACAGGACCGATATCTTTACGCGCTACACCGATCATGCGTGcttcgaggagggggggggaggagatgtcaGTTGGGTTTGCTAGGGGGCCGACAAGGTTGAAGACTGTTCTCCAGGGGAGCTGGCGGCGGATGGGGGCGACGTATTTCATTCCTGGGTGGAATACTGgggcgaagaggaagccGTAGTTGGAACGGGAATACAGAAGAGaaatggtggagggggtgatgagggagattttgggggggaggggagtcATGCAGTTGAGGAGGTCGGCCGAGCCGgatttggaggtggaggcttTGTTGCCGTGtttggcgatgaggaggagggaggaggcgaggatggaggaggtggtggagatgttgaATGTGTTATGGGAGTCGCCTCCTGTGCCAACTATGTCGacctggagaaggagaggggggttagtgaaggaaagggaaaaagcggagggggggagggacgaACAAGGCCTCCTTGGTAGTCGCCTTCTGGTCGCCGGCGGGAGTCGACTACTTTGCGAAGCTCATCTACGTCGATTTTGGCGGCTGATTTCAACATGGCTTGCGCCGTCTTGGAGAGCACTTCTGCTTGGCGGTCGAGGCCGGTGAAGTGCAGGCACATGAGGAGGGAGCCGGCTTGGACATCGGAGACttggttggtgaagaagtaGGAGATGGCATTGGCGATCTCGTCGGGGGAGACGGTGTCTGGGTGGCCTACTGGCCAGAGTCGAGAGAGAAGAGGTTTAATGTCGACTGGGGGGAGCTCGGCGGgggctgttgctgtttgCGACGGCATGGTGGGCAGTTTGAACTAAAGTCGCAGAGTTGGTCTGGAATAAGTGGGAAAGTGGCTTGGATTGAAACGGTTTCTATTTGATTGGGGAATGCCGAATTCCCAGCAGCAACTCCTGAAATCCAATggcaagaaaacaaaagtGAGAAGGTTGAGTCATCTTGAAAGGAAACATGGCCAGGAGCTTACAGGTCTGAGTTGAATGCTTTGTCCCGCACAGCTTCCGGCGACGGCCCCTCGATTACCAAGTTACAGCGGGGGAAGTTACAGGGGTAGGCAGCCTGTCACTTTTGGCAGAATTTAGGCGGTGAGACGCTATTGGGTCTGAATTGAAGGAAGCTTGGACCACCCTGCCGTTCCATTGGCGCCGCGGCCAAAATTTCTGGGTTGCCGGATTGGAAGCCGTAGAGGTTGTTGAACGAGAGGGAGGCCATTTGTTAGACCAGGTTGGTATACTGCGCCATGGGAAAGGGTTGAACACCAGACTGACCAGAAGAAGCAAACACCATGCCACCAAGATTACGATGCACAGCGTCGGCCCGCGGCCtgactgctgctgtcaaACCCTCCAGACCATCTGCTGCTCTCCTACGcccatcaaccccagcaGTGACCTCGGCCGCCAGACAATATGCGACGGTATCTAGAGGCCTGAGCCTGCCCGACGACTATGTCCCTCCCACAAAACCGCCAACGGCCCGTCCTGGCGAGACCCGGAAGGCCCAGCTACTCCGAACATatacctccctcctccgcaccaCCCCCGTGGTTCTCCTGTTCCAACACAATAACCTGACTGCCGAGGAATGGATTGCTGTTAGACGGGAACTCAAGGCCGCTCTTGACGCTGTACCAGCTACGGGAGATGCGTCTGCCGATATTGCCTCCAAGGCTAAGATCCAGGTCGTCAGAACAAGTATCTTTGATGTCGCCATGAAGCTGGTCGAGTTCTTCGATCCCTCGAAAGTCGAGCCCACCTCTGCTCCTACTGCTACCGGCAAGAGGGTAAAGGTCACGTACAACCACGATCTTTCCAAGGCTGCCTGGAAGGCCGTCAAGAGTGTCACCATGGGCGAGACTAAGATTCCTGAAACCTCCACATACGCTCAGCTTTCAGCTCTTATGGTCGGTCCTGTGGCGGCGTTCACTCTCCCAGCTGTGTCGCCCCAAcatcttgctgctgccctcAGCATTCTCGCCCCCAGCCCTCCACAGTTCCCTGcgccaacaagaaagaagAACCCCGGTTATCATGAACCTATCACCCAGAGCGCCCTGCAGAAGCTGCTGCTCATTGGTGCCCGGATTGAGGACAAGGCGTTTGATATGGAGGGCGTCAAGTGGGTTGGTGGCATCGAGAATGGTCTGGATGGTCTGCGTGCCCAGCTTGTGCACATGCTCCAGAGCGCGGGCATGGGTCTCACCTCGACGCTCGAGGGTGCGGGCAAGGCGCTCTGGCTCACGATGGAGAGCAGGAGAActgtgttggaggaggagcagaacGGTgggaagacggaggagaagaaggccgatgCTTAAGCTTGAGCTGGTGGGTGTCTATCACATTTCATGTCTTGGCGGGCGTGGGGGAGCGTGCTGGTGTCATTACCCACGATCTTGCACTGCAGTATATGCGAGATCTGGAGCTGTAAAATATACTGTAAAGATTCAATGCAAACAAGTTAAACATCATTTGATGATGTGTTTCTTTCATGTGTCAGTGAGTGCAAAGCCCCACTAACATACCGTCCCTGCAGCTCAGGTGCCTACCCCGGTCGGCTTAACGGGATGCTTTCCTTGCGCGCGTCATCCCCCCCAGCTCAATGCGGCTC is a window from the Podospora pseudocomata strain CBS 415.72m chromosome 6, whole genome shotgun sequence genome containing:
- the TRP4 gene encoding anthranilate phosphoribosyltransferase (BUSCO:EOG09262N10; EggNog:ENOG503NWSM; COG:E) translates to MPSQTATAPAELPPVDIKPLLSRLWPVGHPDTVSPDEIANAISYFFTNQVSDVQAGSLLMCLHFTGLDRQAEVLSKTAQAMLKSAAKIDVDELRKVVDSRRRPEGDYQGGLVDIVGTGGDSHNTFNISTTSSILASSLLLIAKHGNKASTSKSGSADLLNCMTPLPPKISLITPSTISLLYSRSNYGFLFAPVFHPGMKYVAPIRRQLPWRTVFNLVGPLANPTDISSPPLLEARMIGVARKDIGPVFASALVMAGAKKAMVVCGDEELDEISCAGETLCWRIVDGKTENFRLHPRDFGLPTHPLSEVSPGKEPHENAAILTRILNGEVPDDDPILHFVLINTAALFVVAGVTEAETSDMGYGDDGKVITERGPGGGRWKEGVRRARWAVKSGEAARQWARFVEVTNSFPEE
- a CDS encoding hypothetical protein (COG:J; EggNog:ENOG503NYM1), which translates into the protein MPPRLRCTASARGLTAAVKPSRPSAALLRPSTPAVTSAARQYATVSRGLSLPDDYVPPTKPPTARPGETRKAQLLRTYTSLLRTTPVVLLFQHNNLTAEEWIAVRRELKAALDAVPATGDASADIASKAKIQVVRTSIFDVAMKLVEFFDPSKVEPTSAPTATGKRVKVTYNHDLSKAAWKAVKSVTMGETKIPETSTYAQLSALMVGPVAAFTLPAVSPQHLAAALSILAPSPPQFPAPTRKKNPGYHEPITQSALQKLLLIGARIEDKAFDMEGVKWVGGIENGLDGLRAQLVHMLQSAGMGLTSTLEGAGKALWLTMESRRTVLEEEQNAQVPTPVGLTGCFPCARHPPQLNAAQQRNTSFLWCEGDFP